A single region of the Prochlorococcus marinus str. MIT 0917 genome encodes:
- a CDS encoding SLC13 family permease gives MNEILTVFENPKAVITLAVLVSAVCLFVSSALAPELTGLLSVALLMATGVLSPQKALAGFGSPALITLMGLFAVSAALFKSGALDRLRELIASESIRTPRRLIALLGLVVAPVSGVVPNTPVVASLLPVIEAWCVKRKLSPSRVLLPLSFATVLGGTLTLLGSSVNLLVSDISDQLGYGPFDLFTFTAIGIPIWLFGTVYMLLAPQSLLPDRGRISSEYGGSSDQTGYFTEVTIPSGSELVGNSLRNSRLQRRFDVDVLEIQRENERFLPPLADRIIQSKDRLLIRITRSDLLRLSQEHTVQLTKNLNTEKTFFLFNTDEGQQTVEVLLPAGSTLAGASLRELRFRQRHNATVLALRRGQQTVQERLGQAILREGDVLLLQAPRDSIRGLQDNNDLLVLDQFDNDLPTVTRKPIAIGIAIAMLILPSLTDLPLVASVLLAVIGMVWGGCLRPAEVQRSIRLDVILLLGSLSSFSVAMQNTGLADAFAKILIFILQDLSTYSALLVIFLSTTIFTQFVSNAASVALLAPIAVQLAPSMGLPPLALLITVLFGASQSFLTPMGYQTNLMVFGPGRYRFLDVTRYGAGLTILMTFLVPGLILLNYGIS, from the coding sequence ATGAACGAGATATTAACTGTTTTTGAGAATCCAAAAGCTGTCATAACTTTGGCAGTGTTAGTTAGTGCAGTTTGTTTATTCGTAAGTAGTGCTCTGGCTCCTGAACTGACTGGACTCTTGAGTGTTGCATTGTTAATGGCAACAGGAGTTCTTTCTCCCCAAAAAGCATTGGCTGGTTTTGGAAGCCCTGCTTTGATTACATTGATGGGTTTATTTGCAGTTTCTGCTGCACTTTTTAAAAGTGGAGCTCTTGATCGTTTAAGAGAGTTAATTGCTTCTGAAAGTATTCGAACTCCGCGTAGGTTAATAGCTTTACTTGGATTGGTTGTTGCTCCTGTTTCAGGCGTTGTTCCTAATACTCCAGTGGTAGCATCTCTTTTACCCGTAATAGAGGCTTGGTGTGTAAAGCGAAAATTATCTCCTTCACGTGTTTTGTTGCCTCTATCTTTCGCGACGGTCTTAGGTGGCACGTTAACTCTTTTGGGGAGTTCAGTAAATTTGTTAGTGAGCGATATTAGCGATCAACTTGGCTATGGACCTTTTGATCTTTTTACTTTTACTGCAATAGGTATACCTATATGGTTATTTGGGACTGTTTATATGTTGTTAGCTCCGCAATCTCTACTACCTGATAGAGGGAGAATTAGTTCAGAGTATGGAGGTAGTTCGGATCAAACTGGCTATTTTACCGAAGTCACAATTCCTTCTGGTTCTGAATTGGTTGGTAATTCCCTGAGAAATAGTCGCTTGCAAAGAAGATTTGATGTCGATGTTTTAGAAATACAGCGAGAGAATGAGAGATTTTTACCACCTCTAGCTGATCGAATAATTCAATCTAAAGATCGCTTATTGATAAGAATTACACGCTCAGATCTTTTGCGTTTAAGCCAAGAACATACAGTTCAATTAACTAAAAATTTAAATACTGAAAAGACTTTTTTTCTATTCAATACTGATGAAGGCCAGCAAACTGTAGAGGTTCTTCTGCCAGCCGGCTCAACCTTGGCTGGCGCGAGTTTGCGAGAACTACGTTTTAGGCAAAGGCATAATGCAACTGTTTTAGCTTTAAGACGAGGGCAGCAAACTGTTCAAGAAAGATTGGGCCAAGCAATTTTAAGAGAAGGTGATGTATTACTTCTTCAAGCACCCAGAGATTCAATTAGAGGATTGCAAGATAATAATGACCTTCTCGTTTTAGATCAATTTGATAATGATCTACCAACTGTTACAAGAAAACCGATAGCAATTGGTATAGCCATTGCTATGTTGATTCTTCCTTCACTTACTGACTTGCCTTTGGTGGCTTCGGTTTTATTGGCTGTAATTGGGATGGTTTGGGGTGGATGCTTAAGGCCCGCAGAGGTTCAAAGATCAATTCGACTTGATGTCATTCTTTTGCTTGGATCTCTTTCTAGTTTTAGTGTCGCAATGCAAAATACTGGTCTTGCTGATGCTTTTGCGAAGATTTTAATTTTTATATTGCAAGACTTATCTACTTATTCTGCCTTACTAGTAATTTTTCTCTCTACTACAATATTTACTCAATTTGTCAGTAACGCTGCTTCAGTAGCTCTTTTGGCGCCAATTGCTGTTCAATTGGCGCCAAGTATGGGCCTACCTCCTTTGGCTTTATTGATAACAGTGCTTTTTGGTGCTAGTCAATCTTTTCTTACTCCTATGGGTTATCAGACAAACCTTATGGTATTTGGCCCTGGGCGTTATCGATTCTTAGATGTCACTAGATATGGAGCCGGTTTGACTATCTTGATGACGTTTCTTGTCCCTGGGTTGATTTTGTTAAACTATGGTATTTCTTAA
- a CDS encoding TrkH family potassium uptake protein, protein MSIRQETYRRLTVPQFTVVTGLLVITFGTLLLATPLCSNENVGLWEALFTATSAVTVTGLSIIDIGIDLTFFGQVILAIMLLTGGLGLMAITTFLQGFIVSGTELKTRLDRGKTLDEFGVGGVGRTFRGIAITASILILLGAINLYFFGFNNITSSRERVWASIFHSISAYNNAGFSLWSDSLQAYRSNWVVNFIIISLIILGGFGWRVTNDIWINRRSLKLRNLSLHTRLVIRSSFILISLGFFGLIFTESIARGSFFSSINFDDRVLTALFTSVSARTAGFTNLPISIESVSDSGLLLIIFLMFIGASPGGTGGGIKTTTIAALMAATRATLRGQNEIIIRNRQISDKVILKAVGITVGSFLFVLIMALLLSLSNGLNSGENFSFLEMLFTCISAFATVGFDLGVTSKLGHVGQLILIIGMFVGRLGILLFLSAVWQALNKSKLQNRNRIGYPREDLYV, encoded by the coding sequence GTGAGTATTAGGCAAGAAACTTACAGAAGACTTACGGTTCCACAGTTCACAGTGGTAACGGGTTTACTTGTGATTACTTTTGGAACATTATTATTAGCTACGCCTTTATGTTCTAATGAAAATGTAGGTTTGTGGGAGGCATTATTTACGGCAACTTCTGCTGTCACAGTTACTGGATTATCTATTATTGATATAGGAATAGATTTGACATTTTTTGGGCAAGTAATTTTAGCGATTATGTTATTAACTGGGGGCCTTGGTTTAATGGCTATCACTACATTTTTACAGGGCTTTATTGTTAGCGGTACAGAATTGAAAACACGCCTAGATAGAGGAAAAACTCTTGATGAATTTGGAGTTGGTGGCGTGGGAAGAACTTTTCGAGGGATTGCGATTACAGCATCTATTCTTATTCTTCTTGGTGCTATTAATTTATATTTTTTTGGTTTCAATAATATAACTAGTTCAAGGGAGCGGGTTTGGGCATCAATTTTTCATAGCATTTCTGCTTATAATAATGCTGGTTTCAGTTTATGGTCAGACAGTTTACAAGCTTATAGAAGCAATTGGGTAGTAAATTTTATTATAATTAGTTTGATTATATTAGGTGGTTTTGGTTGGAGAGTAACAAATGATATTTGGATAAACCGTAGATCTTTAAAATTAAGAAATTTAAGTCTTCATACACGTCTAGTAATTAGATCATCTTTCATATTAATTTCTTTGGGATTTTTCGGATTGATTTTTACTGAATCTATAGCTAGAGGTAGTTTCTTTTCGTCAATTAATTTTGATGATCGCGTTTTAACAGCTTTATTTACTTCTGTTAGTGCACGAACTGCAGGCTTTACTAATTTACCTATATCAATTGAGAGTGTCTCTGACTCTGGTCTTTTATTAATCATTTTTCTTATGTTTATTGGGGCAAGTCCAGGTGGTACTGGAGGCGGAATTAAAACGACAACTATTGCTGCATTAATGGCTGCCACAAGAGCAACTTTACGTGGTCAAAATGAAATTATTATTCGTAATCGTCAGATATCTGACAAAGTAATTCTTAAAGCTGTTGGTATTACTGTGGGTTCGTTTTTATTTGTATTAATCATGGCTCTATTATTAAGTTTGAGCAATGGTTTAAATAGTGGAGAGAATTTTTCATTTCTAGAAATGCTTTTCACTTGTATTTCTGCTTTTGCAACTGTAGGTTTCGATCTTGGTGTGACCTCTAAGCTAGGACATGTAGGCCAATTAATTCTGATTATTGGAATGTTTGTTGGCAGACTGGGTATCCTTTTATTCTTGAGCGCTGTATGGCAAGCTCTTAATAAAAGCAAGCTTCAAAATCGCAATCGAATTGGCTATCCGAGGGAGGATCTCTATGTTTAA
- a CDS encoding potassium channel family protein, with translation MSDWWQWSPLKANQKLGFAVVGIGRFGSAVCRELLRNGADVLAVDFSEKAIEELRQLEPTIEARVVDSTDEESMKEAGVLEMGTVVVGISEPIEASITTTLIAKDTEGSLVKQVIARATSDLHEKMLKRVGADRVVFPSRMQGERLGLELVRPNLIERLELDDKTGIDEIKVPEVFVGRSLRDLNLRKNYFVNVLAAGPAQLLTVNPPAKYILEKDHVLVVMGSMEDLQKLPQI, from the coding sequence ATGAGTGATTGGTGGCAATGGTCTCCCTTAAAAGCAAACCAGAAACTTGGCTTTGCTGTAGTTGGCATTGGCCGTTTCGGAAGTGCGGTATGTAGAGAGTTATTGCGAAATGGTGCTGATGTTTTGGCTGTTGATTTCTCAGAGAAGGCAATTGAGGAATTACGTCAACTAGAGCCAACAATTGAAGCGAGAGTAGTTGACTCAACGGATGAAGAATCTATGAAAGAGGCAGGTGTTCTAGAAATGGGGACTGTGGTAGTAGGTATTAGTGAGCCAATCGAAGCAAGTATTACGACAACTCTGATCGCAAAAGATACAGAAGGAAGTTTGGTGAAGCAGGTTATTGCTAGAGCAACGAGTGATTTGCATGAAAAAATGTTGAAAAGGGTTGGTGCTGATCGGGTTGTATTCCCTTCAAGAATGCAAGGAGAACGATTGGGTTTGGAATTGGTAAGACCTAATTTAATAGAAAGATTAGAACTAGATGATAAAACAGGTATTGATGAGATTAAAGTGCCCGAGGTATTTGTAGGCCGTTCCTTACGAGATTTGAATCTACGAAAAAATTATTTTGTCAACGTTTTAGCGGCCGGTCCTGCTCAATTACTAACGGTTAATCCTCCAGCAAAATATATTTTAGAAAAAGACCATGTTCTCGTAGTTATGGGTTCAATGGAAGATCTTCAAAAGCTGCCTCAAATCTAA
- a CDS encoding anhydro-N-acetylmuramic acid kinase, giving the protein MRVLGLMSGTSADGIDAVLVDFKGDPSKPKWKILNTYSYEYTYSTREKIIQVSQGLKINSKDWLELAEEITELNAFAARSCDPDSTAEVVGCHGQTLFHRSVKKSKRGGSLQILLGPLLANILDQIVIYDFRSKDIASGGHGAPLVSLVDEALCGRIYGWRGILNLGGIANLTIIPPKTGIDKTSECLGWDCGPANSLLDLAIQESTNSSLMFDENGSLASCGIPNLKIIEKWLRDPFFHLEPPRSTGRDQFGFQDLKKRKKELGVISKEDLLSTLTTFTASIVSQDLDNLFRLKNISLIELLVAGGGTRNLFLMRQLQKQCKGVHVRSIHEIGIPSQYREALVFATLSWWNFLKKKVNPKNITGANQSILYGLRVDP; this is encoded by the coding sequence ATGCGTGTATTGGGTTTGATGAGTGGTACTAGTGCTGATGGGATAGATGCAGTTTTAGTTGATTTTAAAGGTGATCCTTCAAAGCCTAAATGGAAAATTTTAAATACATATTCATATGAATATACTTACTCAACTAGAGAAAAAATAATACAAGTAAGTCAAGGATTAAAAATCAATAGCAAAGATTGGCTGGAGCTGGCTGAGGAAATTACTGAACTAAATGCTTTTGCGGCAAGGAGTTGTGACCCAGATTCAACTGCAGAGGTTGTTGGATGTCACGGCCAAACTTTATTTCATAGAAGTGTAAAAAAATCTAAAAGAGGAGGAAGTCTTCAAATTCTTTTAGGACCTTTGCTTGCCAATATTTTAGATCAAATTGTCATTTATGATTTTAGATCAAAGGATATTGCTTCAGGTGGTCATGGTGCCCCTTTGGTATCGTTAGTCGATGAAGCCCTATGTGGAAGGATATATGGATGGAGAGGCATCCTCAACCTTGGAGGCATTGCTAATCTCACAATTATTCCACCTAAAACTGGAATTGATAAAACTTCTGAATGTTTAGGCTGGGATTGTGGACCGGCAAACTCATTACTTGATTTAGCTATTCAAGAAAGTACTAATTCATCTCTAATGTTTGATGAGAATGGATCATTAGCTTCTTGTGGGATACCTAACTTAAAAATCATCGAAAAGTGGTTGAGAGATCCTTTTTTTCATCTAGAACCTCCACGATCCACTGGTAGAGATCAATTCGGTTTTCAAGATTTAAAAAAAAGAAAAAAGGAATTGGGTGTTATTTCAAAAGAAGATTTACTATCAACATTAACTACATTTACTGCATCAATAGTCTCTCAAGATTTAGATAATCTATTTAGGCTTAAAAATATAAGTTTAATTGAGCTTTTGGTTGCTGGAGGTGGAACTAGAAATTTATTTTTAATGAGGCAACTGCAGAAGCAATGTAAAGGAGTACATGTTAGATCAATACACGAAATTGGTATACCATCACAATATAGAGAAGCTCTAGTTTTTGCCACTTTATCTTGGTGGAACTTCTTAAAGAAAAAAGTTAATCCGAAGAATATCACAGGAGCTAATCAATCTATTTTATATGGATTAAGAGTTGATCCTTGA
- a CDS encoding ribbon-helix-helix domain-containing protein yields the protein MATRQNSSNGKQKSPRIQVVLPEELCERLSELAERESRTVSNMAKVLIQEGIKNHELKESSASKELKIKTNKTQNFINSLEKQKTQRLKGIPKRLKFKRN from the coding sequence ATGGCTACTCGTCAAAACTCATCGAACGGGAAGCAAAAATCGCCTCGTATACAAGTTGTCCTACCAGAAGAATTATGTGAAAGATTATCAGAATTAGCCGAAAGAGAATCTAGAACTGTTAGTAATATGGCCAAAGTCTTAATTCAAGAAGGAATTAAAAATCACGAATTAAAAGAAAGCTCAGCATCTAAAGAATTAAAAATAAAAACAAATAAAACACAAAATTTTATAAACTCCTTAGAGAAACAAAAAACGCAAAGACTTAAAGGTATTCCAAAAAGATTAAAATTCAAAAGGAATTAA
- a CDS encoding ABC-F family ATP-binding cassette domain-containing protein codes for MLRLEKISKIYPTGEVLKDVSWEIRNGERIGLVGVNGAGKSTQLKIIAGLEEATDGSLISEGDPSIAYLKQEFDVELSRTVREELFQAFKEASNLLHSQKLIQENMESELASRDVDYLDSLIQELSVIQSKFESINGYDLESKVEKLLPTIGFNQNEGDRLVGDFSGGWQMRIALGKIILQSPDLLLLDEPTNHLDLETIEWLESYLLNQKVAMVIVSHDRSFLDKVCTRIVNTERGKSKSYLGNYTAYLQQRDFELESTRVAYQKQQKDMEAQKSYIERFRASATRSTQAKSREKLLDKVERIEAPENNIKGPNFKFMDAPRGGKDILSIKDLTHSYEDNILFLGAFLELQPGERIAFLGPNGSGKSTLLRLIMGLEKPDEGSIQIGKYNIIPSYFEQNQAEALELDKTVIETISQSVPNWTQTEIRSLLGSFGLTNDSVFKEVSQISGGEKARLALALMIIKPSNLLILDEPTNHLDIPSKQMLEQALSNYNGTALIVSHDRYFISKVANKIVEIKDGQLIKYQGDYKYYKDKKIEEEKEKEKELQLAERERKRLANREKQRKKKKSNTR; via the coding sequence GTGTTGCGACTTGAGAAAATTAGTAAGATTTATCCCACTGGCGAAGTCTTGAAAGATGTCAGTTGGGAAATCAGAAATGGAGAGAGAATTGGTTTGGTTGGAGTCAATGGAGCAGGTAAATCAACACAATTAAAAATTATTGCTGGATTAGAAGAGGCAACTGATGGATCTTTGATTAGTGAAGGGGATCCATCTATTGCATATTTAAAACAGGAATTTGATGTTGAGCTTTCAAGAACTGTCAGAGAAGAGTTATTTCAGGCATTTAAAGAAGCATCGAATTTACTTCATAGTCAAAAATTAATTCAAGAAAATATGGAATCTGAATTAGCCTCTAGAGATGTAGATTATCTGGATTCATTAATCCAAGAATTAAGCGTTATTCAAAGTAAATTTGAATCAATAAATGGCTACGATTTAGAGTCTAAAGTTGAAAAGCTATTACCCACTATTGGTTTTAATCAAAATGAGGGAGACAGATTAGTTGGAGATTTTTCGGGTGGCTGGCAGATGAGAATCGCTCTAGGTAAAATCATTTTGCAAAGTCCTGATTTGTTGTTATTGGATGAACCAACTAATCATTTAGATTTAGAAACAATTGAATGGCTAGAGAGCTATTTACTTAATCAGAAAGTTGCCATGGTAATTGTTAGCCATGATAGATCTTTTTTAGATAAAGTTTGTACAAGAATTGTTAATACAGAGAGAGGTAAATCTAAAAGTTATCTTGGGAATTACACAGCATATCTTCAGCAGAGAGATTTTGAATTGGAATCAACAAGAGTTGCATACCAGAAACAACAGAAGGATATGGAAGCTCAAAAGTCATATATAGAAAGATTCAGAGCAAGTGCTACAAGAAGTACACAAGCTAAAAGTAGAGAAAAGTTATTAGATAAAGTTGAAAGAATAGAAGCCCCAGAGAATAATATCAAAGGACCTAATTTTAAATTTATGGATGCACCTCGCGGTGGGAAGGATATATTAAGTATTAAGGATTTAACGCATAGCTATGAAGATAATATTTTATTCTTAGGAGCTTTTTTGGAGCTTCAACCAGGCGAAAGAATAGCATTTTTAGGGCCAAATGGATCTGGAAAATCTACTTTGCTTAGACTAATTATGGGTTTAGAAAAACCTGATGAGGGATCTATTCAGATAGGAAAATATAATATTATCCCTAGTTATTTTGAACAAAATCAGGCAGAAGCCTTAGAATTAGACAAAACAGTAATTGAGACAATTTCTCAATCTGTACCAAATTGGACCCAAACGGAAATTCGTTCTTTACTAGGGAGCTTTGGTTTAACTAATGATTCAGTTTTTAAGGAGGTCAGTCAGATAAGTGGAGGAGAGAAAGCAAGACTGGCTTTAGCTTTAATGATTATTAAGCCATCCAATTTGCTTATTCTAGATGAACCAACAAATCATTTAGATATACCTTCAAAGCAAATGCTAGAGCAGGCATTGTCTAATTATAATGGCACAGCATTAATAGTTTCTCATGATAGATATTTTATTTCAAAAGTTGCAAATAAAATTGTAGAGATAAAAGATGGACAATTAATTAAGTATCAAGGTGATTATAAATACTATAAAGATAAAAAAATTGAAGAAGAAAAAGAAAAAGAAAAAGAATTACAATTGGCTGAACGTGAAAGAAAAAGGTTGGCTAATCGAGAAAAACAGAGAAAGAAAAAAAAATCAAATACAAGATGA
- a CDS encoding trypsin-like peptidase domain-containing protein, giving the protein MHGLDAKRLLIGTLKIWQLKHFKIFILAFLIFFNLRYETPINSSEALIASPQSQNKQSFVSKALNISGGAVVTIETQRKVLSSSESIFPPGILNDEYFERFFGRRGLQVPRSRIERGQGSGVIFSKEGLVLTNAHVIEKTDQLIVGLSDGRRVIGNVVGEDSLTDLAVIKLKAKGPWPTAKLGNSDNLRVGDWAIAVGNPFGLENTVTLGIISNLNRDVAQLGISDKRIDLIQADAAINPGNSGGPLLNSAGEVIGINTLVRSGPGAGLGFAIPINRARKIAKDLIKSGRAKHPMIGVTLSSNIIQKSKYLSQREHGAIINYLLPNGPAEKGGLKVNDLIISINNEKILTPSDVVQKINRNDLKSTLKMKILRENIESIKIIKPIDIYDL; this is encoded by the coding sequence ATGCATGGATTAGATGCGAAGAGACTATTAATAGGAACCCTAAAAATATGGCAACTAAAACATTTTAAAATTTTTATTTTAGCTTTTCTTATTTTTTTTAATTTACGGTATGAAACCCCTATTAATTCTAGTGAAGCTTTAATTGCATCTCCACAAAGTCAAAATAAACAATCTTTCGTATCAAAAGCATTAAATATCAGTGGAGGGGCAGTGGTCACAATTGAAACACAGCGTAAGGTTTTATCTTCAAGTGAAAGCATCTTTCCTCCTGGAATCTTGAATGATGAATATTTTGAAAGATTCTTTGGTCGCAGAGGCCTACAAGTTCCACGATCTCGAATTGAAAGAGGCCAAGGTAGTGGAGTAATTTTTTCTAAGGAAGGTCTAGTCCTGACCAATGCTCATGTAATAGAAAAAACTGACCAACTCATAGTGGGTTTATCAGACGGAAGAAGAGTTATTGGAAATGTTGTTGGAGAGGATTCTTTAACGGATCTTGCAGTAATTAAACTAAAAGCAAAAGGTCCTTGGCCCACCGCCAAATTAGGTAACTCCGACAATTTAAGAGTTGGTGATTGGGCAATTGCAGTTGGAAATCCTTTTGGACTGGAAAATACGGTTACTCTTGGAATAATTAGCAATCTCAATAGAGATGTTGCTCAGTTAGGTATCTCGGACAAAAGAATAGATCTCATTCAAGCTGATGCAGCAATTAATCCGGGTAATTCTGGAGGACCATTATTAAATTCGGCTGGAGAAGTGATTGGTATTAATACTCTTGTTCGCTCAGGCCCAGGAGCAGGATTAGGTTTTGCAATACCAATAAATAGAGCTAGAAAAATTGCCAAAGATTTAATCAAAAGTGGTAGGGCCAAACATCCCATGATCGGAGTAACACTTTCAAGCAATATCATACAAAAAAGCAAGTATCTTTCCCAAAGAGAACATGGAGCAATTATTAACTATTTGCTGCCAAATGGTCCTGCAGAGAAAGGCGGATTGAAAGTTAATGATTTAATAATTTCAATCAACAATGAAAAAATTTTAACTCCATCAGATGTGGTGCAAAAAATAAATCGAAATGATTTAAAATCAACTTTAAAAATGAAAATACTTAGAGAGAATATAGAGTCTATAAAAATTATCAAACCAATTGATATTTATGATCTTTAA
- a CDS encoding DUF2973 domain-containing protein yields the protein MLSNFLPFLYGISVFVLLILAAKIMLNGFVSSQASLKTQNSFSKKKKDDRTGLVTVHPELLNKDGCITDEDLLTVRFAKDSDHPQSSENPSE from the coding sequence ATGTTGAGCAATTTTTTACCTTTTCTTTATGGCATTTCAGTTTTTGTTTTGTTGATTTTGGCTGCCAAAATAATGCTGAATGGTTTTGTCTCAAGTCAAGCATCATTGAAGACTCAAAATTCATTTTCAAAGAAAAAAAAAGATGATCGAACAGGTTTAGTTACTGTTCATCCTGAGCTTTTAAACAAAGATGGATGCATTACTGATGAAGATTTGCTCACAGTTCGTTTTGCAAAGGACTCCGATCATCCACAATCATCTGAAAATCCTTCTGAATAA
- a CDS encoding chlorophyll a/b-binding protein gives MKDNFEPRYGFVNFAEIWNGRLAMMGILIGLTTELLTGQGILTQMGIG, from the coding sequence ATGAAGGATAACTTCGAACCTCGTTATGGATTTGTCAATTTTGCTGAAATATGGAATGGCAGATTAGCTATGATGGGTATTTTAATTGGTTTAACAACAGAGCTTTTAACTGGGCAAGGTATTTTAACTCAGATGGGAATAGGTTGA
- the xseA gene encoding exodeoxyribonuclease VII large subunit — translation MTELQNFKQSLNTYSVKELNESIGLLLSRGFAPKFILKATVSKSQIKKGHLWLTFTDGQACVDGVAWSSTIKSLKFLPKQDDGVIIIGKLNFWESQARLSVQVFDIRPSISTVLKKFEIVKSKLFKEGFINDSLRKRLPKYPNSIGILTSVPSSALADMLRTSKERWPLTKLQIIPIPVQGNNENQLKSILSKLKVNKLGLDSIIIARGGGSREDLMLFDSEIIAREIATFPIPVITGIGHEDDLTVADLVSDHRSSTPTAAIVDSLPSREIEKINFMQNKKILKNYLKLFFQNKKKYLITRKSFFESHSPRLLIRNKRTKINYMYELLNALSPGKLLKRGFALITNESGNSIYSVKNVKEKDKLLVQFYDGKITAEVENLNYDKI, via the coding sequence TTGACTGAACTTCAAAACTTTAAACAATCTCTAAATACATATAGTGTTAAAGAGTTAAATGAATCTATCGGTTTATTGCTATCAAGGGGCTTCGCACCAAAATTCATACTGAAAGCAACTGTTTCTAAATCGCAAATAAAAAAAGGTCATTTATGGTTGACTTTTACTGATGGCCAAGCATGTGTAGATGGAGTTGCATGGTCATCAACAATAAAGTCTTTAAAATTTTTACCAAAGCAAGATGATGGCGTTATTATTATCGGTAAATTGAATTTCTGGGAATCTCAAGCAAGATTATCTGTACAAGTTTTTGATATTCGCCCAAGTATTTCTACTGTTCTTAAGAAGTTCGAAATAGTTAAATCAAAACTTTTTAAAGAAGGTTTTATTAATGATTCATTACGAAAGAGATTACCAAAATATCCTAATTCAATAGGTATTCTTACAAGTGTTCCAAGCTCTGCTTTGGCTGACATGCTTAGAACTTCAAAGGAAAGATGGCCATTAACGAAACTGCAAATAATTCCTATTCCCGTTCAGGGTAATAATGAAAATCAATTGAAATCTATTTTAAGTAAATTAAAAGTCAATAAGTTAGGATTAGATTCCATAATTATAGCTAGAGGTGGAGGAAGTAGAGAAGATTTAATGTTGTTCGATAGTGAAATTATAGCAAGAGAAATCGCCACATTCCCTATACCCGTAATTACAGGAATAGGTCATGAAGATGATCTAACAGTTGCTGATCTTGTCTCAGACCATAGATCTTCTACTCCAACTGCTGCGATTGTTGATTCATTACCTTCAAGAGAAATTGAAAAAATTAACTTTATGCAAAATAAAAAAATACTCAAAAATTATTTGAAATTATTTTTTCAGAATAAAAAGAAATATTTAATTACGAGAAAATCTTTTTTTGAATCTCATTCACCACGACTATTAATAAGAAATAAAAGAACAAAAATAAATTATATGTATGAGCTTTTGAATGCACTTTCCCCAGGCAAATTGCTAAAAAGAGGTTTTGCATTAATTACTAATGAGTCAGGTAATTCGATTTATAGTGTTAAAAATGTTAAGGAAAAAGATAAGTTGTTAGTTCAATTTTATGATGGAAAAATTACCGCAGAGGTGGAGAATCTTAATTATGATAAAATATAA
- the xseB gene encoding exodeoxyribonuclease VII small subunit — protein sequence MTFAEEESRSHLSMPKQSANKENIEILKKDINKLSYEECIAELESILLNVQDENISLDKIQINYIKGHLLLKHCEELLQFCEQEINEINPEFLNID from the coding sequence ATGACATTTGCTGAAGAAGAATCTAGAAGTCATTTATCAATGCCTAAACAATCTGCTAACAAAGAAAATATTGAAATCTTAAAAAAAGATATAAATAAATTAAGTTATGAAGAATGTATAGCTGAATTGGAAAGCATTTTATTAAATGTTCAAGATGAAAATATTTCGTTGGATAAAATTCAGATTAATTATATTAAAGGTCATCTACTCTTAAAACATTGCGAGGAACTTCTGCAATTTTGTGAACAAGAGATTAATGAAATTAATCCGGAATTTCTAAATATAGATTAA